The segment GGAAGAGGAAAAGATAATTCGTAATTAGATTTCCAAAATGAAAAACTAGAGAATGTGGTTAAATCAACAAGTACGCGATCAAATGTGTCAGGTGAATGTGCAACAGCTGGCGTCGAATTTTCTGACTTTAGAACACAACTAGGATCATAGTCAACAGGATGTGGTATATGTGTAGTCCGGTACTTACAAAGAGGTGGAAAGTGAAGGTCCACTAAATCGCCCAACTCATGATAACTTGTACTTCTTAGGGACTGATACTCATTACGAACTTCTCCTCGTGGGTTAATTGTGAATATTCGGCAAAGCTCGATCCCAGCTTTCTGATACGCGAAAACATCATTAACCTTGTTACCGAATCCCGCATACAGTGGAGAGGAACCCTTCGGAAAAAGACAACATACATCTTGAAGGCATTTCGTTTTAAACACTTCTGgtttattaataatgacttcctGGTGGAAGGCATGGAGAAGAGAATTCGGAGACAATAGTATTGGTCCATCTGGCAACCTGGACGCTGAATCCTGAACGACTTGTCTTAAATAGCTCCTAGTTATACCTGCTTGTCCGAGAGCTCGGGCTGAAAGATAGAGAAACTGATAGCCGTTATTTTGAACTCGATTGTACAGTCGAGCAACTCCAGAGTGTGTCCAATCACGACCCACCATAGGAAGCAAGTGTCCAAGTAAATCACTACGTGTAATGGTCCCATCAACGTCAGAAACAACTATTTTGTCATACCAATGCCAATAATAAATAGAAGCTGAACACGTGCAAGTCCCTTGATACTTTGTGGTGATACGAAACTCAATATCATTTCGTCCAGGTTTGAGATTCAATCTGGCTACTTCACTTGAAGAAAGTCTGTTAATTTTATTAACTCTGTGCGTGGTGTGTACCTAGAAGTATTAGTTAACTTTAAAGACAAAATTACCTGAGGTGGTTGTGAACTGGAACTGGAATCAAGCCGTTTTTCTTCAGCATTATCAACTTCTTTAGCGGGGATTACGGAGTTTGTAGCAGCAGTTCGTGTTTGACTTGCACCCCAACTGAACCAAGAGGTACGTCGAGACTGCTTTTTGGGTAAGTACTGGTTCTCTAGCTTTTGCAAAGTCAGATAAGGTAGTTGTGTTTGAAAGGCGAGTAAACTGACAATAGAAGGAGCAGCTACTTGCCAATTGCAATAACGCCCATTGAAGTAAACAACAAGATTGGGATTAGATAAAATAGCGTTGGGGTCACGTATAAATTCTTCATAAGAAACTATGTGCTCTACAAACTTCCCCTCAGAACAAGGATTATCTGAAGACAAACCACCACATAACGAGAGTCTTAAACTCAAATCATGGGCATAGACGGGTGACATGCTTCTTGGAGAGTGTTCGTTGTCGGAACGATAACCGTAGTCAACACAGTTGCTGTCACTAGTGTTGTATGATCCTTGACATTGAGGTGGAAAAATTCCGTGAGATGGGGGATAGATATACACCTCTTTAATATTTTGATCGACTTCCGCTGTAACTAGTTCTTCCAGGTACACTTCCTTTTCATGTGTAAAGCTTTTTAGATGAGGCTCCCGTACTACATCACTTTTCGTAACATCTTTAACGACACGTGAACTGCTATCACGTGGGTGATATTTCGTCAGATTCCAATCGTAACTATAATTGCTTACAGTATCTTTTAAGCTTTCGTCCAACTGGCTGTCAGAAGCAAATTTATCACCAACAGAATTCCAACACTTTCGGGAGTCTCTAACCCTATCAATTGAGGCTTCACAATCGGACGAAACTTCATAACTTGTCCCACATAACTCATCTATATCTTCTTTTATTAAGTTAGATTCCGTACCCGGTTCACTCATTGCTGAGTCCCGTCGAACCTTTCGTGAGTGACGCCGCACGGAAAGCTCGGACCATGAGTCATCATATGTAAATTCTGGACAGTCATCAGGATCTGTCGTTAAAAATTCATCTGTTGCTGAACTAGAACAGTCTACAAAGTATGCATCACCAGCACTTCCTAAAGACATCTGTAAAAAGTCGACAAATTCACCATTGACGTAGACTTCAACAGTCTTATCAGTGGGAGAGAAGGCTGTAAGTTTTCCGAACCGAACGTGAAACGGTCCACAGGTAAAAGATCCATCTTTATGTTGAACGACAATCACATCAATAGCTCCAGTTAGCGTCGCAGGGTTTATATCATTGTAAGCTCCTTTAATTCCTGACAGCAAACGCCCTAGAGATTTCCTTAATATAGATTACAGTGAAGAATAATTAGAACTGTTAGCATACCACGACATTGTTTACTCCAAATATACTGTCGGTTGCTTTTATTGGACCAACGAATTTTTTACTCAATATCAAAGCGTTTCTAGTGCTACATTAAAAAATGTTGCGGAACGCTGAAGTTAAAAGCACAACAAAAACAATCCGATTGAAAGTAACATTTGATCACAAACTGACCATATAGGTTGGTAGATACGTAATTAGCGCAATAACAATTACACATTAAACAAAGCGCCTGTTGCAACTCATCACTATTGAGCGATCCGAATAGAGCTATTCCTGTGGACGCATGGTTTCACTTTTAAAAATTTTTGCGATTGCTTACACTTGGTTCACTTATATCCTGGTCCATCTTTTTTTAACCTGTGTCTTTGTACTTTATAACGCAAAAGAGATCAGTCTTCAGCAATAGGCATAGGTCTATCgacctatattaatccttgcagtttgtaacACTGTGGAGGTTCAATCTCGTTTTTAATTTATCACCAGAAGGTGGTGATATTACGTGTTTCGGTAGAGAATTctagtaattcactactcggtgcgagaaatgaaact is part of the Schistosoma mansoni strain Puerto Rico chromosome 1, complete genome genome and harbors:
- a CDS encoding putative lipin; amino-acid sequence: MSWKSLGRLLSGIKGAYNDINPATLTGAIDVIVVQHKDGSFTCGPFHVRFGKLTAFSPTDKTVEVYVNGEFVDFLQMSLGSAGDAYFVDCSSSATDEFLTTDPDDCPEFTYDDSWSELSVRRHSRKVRRDSAMSEPGTESNLIKEDIDELCGTSYEVSSDCEASIDRVRDSRKCWNSVGDKFASDSQLDESLKDTVSNYSYDWNLTKYHPRDSSSRVVKDVTKSDVVREPHLKSFTHEKEVYLEELVTAEVDQNIKEVYIYPPSHGIFPPQCQGSYNTSDSNCVDYGYRSDNEHSPRSMSPVYAHDLSLRLSLCGGLSSDNPCSEGKFVEHIVSYEEFIRDPNAILSNPNLVVYFNGRYCNWQVAAPSIVSLLAFQTQLPYLTLQKLENQYLPKKQSRRTSWFSWGASQTRTAATNSVIPAKEVDNAEEKRLDSSSSSQPPQVHTTHRVNKINRLSSSEVARLNLKPGRNDIEFRITTKYQGTCTCSASIYYWHWYDKIVVSDVDGTITRSDLLGHLLPMVGRDWTHSGVARLYNRVQNNGYQFLYLSARALGQAGITRSYLRQVVQDSASRLPDGPILLSPNSLLHAFHQEVIINKPEVFKTKCLQDVCCLFPKGSSPLYAGFGNKVNDVFAYQKAGIELCRIFTINPRGEVRNEYQSLRSTSYHELGDLVDLHFPPLCKYRTTHIPHPVDYDPSCVLKSENSTPAVAHSPDTFDRVLVDLTTFSSFSFWKSNYELSFPLPKTLENS
- a CDS encoding putative lipin translates to MSLGSAGDAYFVDCSSSATDEFLTTDPDDCPEFTYDDSWSELSVRRHSRKVRRDSAMSEPGTESNLIKEDIDELCGTSYEVSSDCEASIDRVRDSRKCWNSVGDKFASDSQLDESLKDTVSNYSYDWNLTKYHPRDSSSRVVKDVTKSDVVREPHLKSFTHEKEVYLEELVTAEVDQNIKEVYIYPPSHGIFPPQCQGSYNTSDSNCVDYGYRSDNEHSPRSMSPVYAHDLSLRLSLCGGLSSDNPCSEGKFVEHIVSYEEFIRDPNAILSNPNLVVYFNGRYCNWQVAAPSIVSLLAFQTQLPYLTLQKLENQYLPKKQSRRTSWFSWGASQTRTAATNSVIPAKEVDNAEEKRLDSSSSSQPPQVHTTHRVNKINRLSSSEVARLNLKPGRNDIEFRITTKYQGTCTCSASIYYWHWYDKIVVSDVDGTITRSDLLGHLLPMVGRDWTHSGVARLYNRVQNNGYQFLYLSARALGQAGITRSYLRQVVQDSASRLPDGPILLSPNSLLHAFHQEVIINKPEVFKTKCLQDVCCLFPKGSSPLYAGFGNKVNDVFAYQKAGIELCRIFTINPRGEVRNEYQSLRSTSYHELGDLVDLHFPPLCKYRTTHIPHPVDYDPSCVLKSENSTPAVAHSPDTFDRVLVDLTTFSSFSFWKSNYELSFPLPKTLENS